One segment of Rhodopirellula baltica SH 1 DNA contains the following:
- a CDS encoding sigma-54-dependent transcriptional regulator produces the protein MTSDLTAAPDSTAEPPDRSKYRLLVVDNEAAHARAMTESLEKVGYVCEVATSGPDAAALIQRETFDIIITDMVMNDVDGMKILALAKERLPECEVVMVTGHATVPIAVEAMQQGAFNFLEKPITPSRLRAIVEKAAENVELRRTNTELMQRLDERFGFEGIIYTSKKMQTVIDRLRRIAATDATVLITGESGTGKEMVAQAIHQNSPRKNKRIVALNTRAVSENLVESELFGHVKGSFTDAVSDREGAFEYANGGTLFLDEVGDMPMSTQIKLLRVLEESQITRVGGNKSIKVNVRLISATNRPLEEMIDAGTFRNDLYFRLKVVTIELPPLRERRDDVIALMDHFRKMFLRRHGKSSAHFTPAVTKKFFAYDWPGNIRQLRNFVETMVVLDTDGSLDEDDLPPELIDETPQEGEESQGPALIEGNMSFVGRPLAEIERWAIEETLKLTGNNREEAAKILQIGARTLYRRLDQYKKDEDEAAAQS, from the coding sequence ATGACTTCCGATCTCACTGCCGCCCCCGATTCCACCGCCGAACCGCCGGATCGTTCGAAGTACCGTCTGCTGGTGGTCGACAATGAGGCTGCCCACGCGCGGGCGATGACGGAGAGCCTGGAAAAGGTTGGCTACGTTTGCGAGGTCGCGACCAGCGGCCCCGACGCCGCCGCACTGATCCAGCGAGAAACGTTCGACATCATCATCACCGACATGGTGATGAACGATGTCGACGGAATGAAAATCCTGGCTCTGGCAAAAGAACGATTGCCCGAATGCGAAGTCGTCATGGTGACCGGGCACGCGACGGTGCCGATCGCTGTCGAAGCGATGCAGCAGGGCGCGTTCAATTTTCTCGAGAAACCGATCACCCCCAGTCGCTTGCGAGCCATCGTCGAGAAGGCGGCCGAGAACGTCGAACTCCGACGGACAAACACCGAGTTGATGCAGCGGCTCGACGAGCGTTTTGGCTTCGAAGGCATCATCTACACCAGCAAAAAGATGCAAACGGTCATCGACCGTTTGCGACGCATTGCCGCCACCGACGCGACGGTGCTTATCACCGGTGAATCCGGAACCGGAAAAGAAATGGTGGCGCAGGCCATCCATCAAAACAGCCCCCGCAAAAACAAACGCATCGTTGCACTCAACACGCGAGCTGTTTCTGAGAACTTGGTCGAGAGCGAACTGTTCGGCCATGTCAAAGGTTCGTTCACCGACGCGGTCTCCGACCGGGAAGGTGCGTTTGAATACGCCAATGGCGGGACGCTGTTCCTGGACGAAGTCGGCGACATGCCGATGAGCACCCAGATCAAATTGTTGCGAGTGCTGGAGGAAAGCCAGATCACTCGCGTCGGTGGGAACAAGTCGATCAAGGTCAACGTTCGTTTGATCTCAGCGACCAACCGACCACTCGAAGAAATGATCGATGCAGGAACATTCCGAAACGATCTCTACTTCCGTTTGAAAGTCGTGACGATCGAGTTGCCGCCACTCCGAGAGCGACGCGATGATGTGATCGCTCTCATGGACCATTTCCGAAAAATGTTCTTGCGGCGACATGGCAAATCGTCTGCCCATTTCACTCCCGCAGTGACCAAGAAATTCTTCGCGTACGACTGGCCCGGCAACATCCGCCAGCTTCGAAACTTCGTCGAAACCATGGTGGTGCTGGACACCGATGGGTCACTCGACGAAGACGACTTGCCGCCGGAACTGATCGACGAGACACCTCAAGAGGGCGAAGAATCTCAAGGCCCCGCTTTGATCGAAGGCAACATGAGTTTCGTCGGCAGACCACTCGCTGAAATCGAACGCTGGGCGATCGAAGAGACGCTGAAACTGACCGGCAACAATCGAGAAGAGGCGGCAAAGATCCTGCAAATCGGTGCCCGAACTCTTTACCGTCGACTCGACCAATACAAAAAAGATGAAGACGAAGCAGCAGCTCAATCGTAG
- a CDS encoding leucyl aminopeptidase translates to MQPLPFPMMTLTSETKLDLEKAGVLVLGVEPSADSGESSDGKTTANCIAVSSLPESLAATVKNACSSGEVTGKPGELTSFATGNAQTPWIVLAGLGASDKRTRGSAIELGAAVVRSLASKPRQQITFALGDGVATENHDAVVAGAVSGCEGQHLYQREPSISVPEAIAFVGYSAESVSRGEKLGQSINHTRRLVNEPPSIMNPTGFAQYAEKIASDCGLTCEVWDEKKLEAENCRAILAVGRASTSPPRLVMLRHDGGGDEAPLVVVGKGVTFDSGGLSLKPSDGMVDMKCDMAGAATVVGVMNALAKLKVPRNVIGLCGLAENMVSGDSYKLGDVIETRSGKTIEILNTDAEGRVVLADTLDVAVQQKPQAIVDLATLTGACMVALGIDVAGLMTNNQALCDAVQSAAESECEPVWQLPMFSLYDDKVKSKVADIKNVGEGRWGGAITAAKFLENFVADVPWVHIDIAGPAFVDSPKPHRDAGATGVMVRSLVRWIENAS, encoded by the coding sequence ATGCAACCTTTGCCTTTTCCCATGATGACGCTGACCTCCGAAACCAAACTTGACCTCGAGAAAGCAGGTGTGTTGGTCCTCGGAGTTGAACCGTCTGCTGATTCAGGGGAATCTTCCGACGGCAAAACGACCGCCAACTGCATCGCCGTTTCTTCGTTGCCAGAATCGCTCGCCGCGACGGTAAAGAACGCGTGCAGTTCCGGCGAAGTGACCGGCAAACCTGGTGAGCTGACCAGCTTCGCCACTGGCAATGCTCAAACACCTTGGATCGTGCTTGCGGGGTTGGGCGCAAGCGACAAACGAACTCGCGGGTCTGCGATTGAACTCGGTGCCGCGGTGGTTCGCAGCTTGGCCAGCAAGCCACGCCAGCAGATCACTTTCGCGTTGGGCGATGGCGTCGCCACCGAAAACCACGATGCCGTCGTCGCCGGTGCGGTCTCCGGATGCGAAGGCCAACATCTGTATCAACGTGAACCTTCCATCTCGGTTCCCGAAGCAATCGCGTTTGTTGGTTACTCAGCCGAATCCGTTTCACGTGGTGAAAAGCTCGGCCAATCGATCAATCACACTCGGCGTCTGGTCAACGAGCCACCGTCGATCATGAACCCAACCGGCTTCGCTCAATACGCTGAGAAAATCGCCAGCGACTGCGGACTCACGTGTGAAGTCTGGGACGAGAAAAAACTGGAAGCTGAAAACTGCCGAGCGATCTTGGCCGTCGGTCGAGCATCAACCAGCCCACCGCGTTTGGTGATGCTGCGTCACGATGGCGGTGGCGACGAAGCCCCGCTTGTCGTCGTCGGCAAAGGCGTCACGTTCGACTCCGGCGGTTTGTCACTCAAACCCAGCGATGGCATGGTCGACATGAAATGCGACATGGCTGGCGCGGCAACTGTTGTTGGCGTGATGAACGCACTGGCGAAACTGAAGGTGCCACGCAACGTCATCGGATTGTGTGGGCTGGCTGAAAACATGGTCAGCGGCGACAGCTACAAACTGGGCGACGTGATCGAAACCCGCAGCGGTAAAACAATCGAGATTCTCAACACCGACGCCGAAGGCCGCGTCGTGTTGGCCGACACCCTGGACGTCGCCGTGCAACAAAAGCCTCAAGCGATCGTCGACTTGGCCACGCTCACCGGTGCTTGCATGGTGGCCCTCGGAATCGACGTCGCCGGATTGATGACCAACAACCAAGCCCTCTGCGACGCAGTTCAAAGTGCGGCGGAATCTGAGTGCGAACCCGTTTGGCAATTGCCGATGTTCTCGCTGTACGACGACAAAGTCAAAAGCAAAGTGGCTGACATCAAGAACGTCGGCGAAGGTCGTTGGGGCGGCGCGATCACCGCCGCGAAATTCCTGGAGAACTTTGTCGCCGACGTGCCATGGGTTCACATCGACATCGCTGGCCCCGCCTTCGTTGACTCCCCCAAACCTCATCGCGACGCAGGTGCCACCGGCGTCATGGTACGAAGCCTCGTCCGCTGGATCGAAAACGCTTCGTAA
- a CDS encoding DUF1589 domain-containing protein gives MFHMASAPMLWNKARRHQIAFARAIFTGQAPSPGTTWPTAATPTRSRIRQNSVHNPRRPCSTWRPRRCFGTKRGVIQTHSREQPPPAKHHRQVEPGLQPPLRLVAGFARIRFARRRLNSGESSYEALINGSITLPPNWLSCLNRPA, from the coding sequence ATGTTCCACATGGCATCTGCGCCGATGCTTTGGAACAAAGCGAGGCGTCACCAAATCGCTTTCGCGAGAGCAATATTCACCGGCCAAGCACCATCGCCAGGTACAACCTGGCCTACAGCAGCCACCCCGACTCGTAGCCGGATTCGCCAGAATTCGGTTCACAATCCCCGTAGGCCATGTTCCACATGGCGACCGCGCCGATGCTTTGGAACAAAGCGAGGCGTCATCCAAACACATTCGCGAGAGCAACCTCCACCGGCCAAGCACCATCGCCAGGTAGAACCTGGCCTACAACCGCCGCTCCGACTCGTAGCCGGATTCGCCAGAATTCGGTTCGCGCGGCGGCGTCTGAACTCTGGCGAGTCCAGCTACGAAGCTTTGATCAACGGCTCGATCACTTTGCCGCCGAACTGGCTGAGCTGCTTGAATCGGCCGGCGTGA